A stretch of Antennarius striatus isolate MH-2024 chromosome 6, ASM4005453v1, whole genome shotgun sequence DNA encodes these proteins:
- the rtn4rl1b gene encoding reticulon-4 receptor-like 1b produces MFKRGCGLEFLLVLWGLEFSWSCPRHCICYTAPSTVSCQAHNFLTVPEGIPPDSERIFLQNNKIHRLLRGHFSSDTVTLWIYSNNITYIEPSTFHGFMLLEELDLGDNRHLRSLAEDTFHGLSRLNALHLYRCGLSSLPNNIFQGLRNLQYLYLQDNHLKFLPDDTFMDLQNLSHLFLHGNRLWSINQNTFRGLRALDRLLLHQNQIEWVDRLAFHDLKRLTTLYLFNNSLIQLSGQCLDTLPALEYLRLNDNPWSCDCKALSLWEWLKRFRGSTSSVGCHTPADMVGKDLKELSKEDFSNCAPSLASESRAQTNNLSGTMSPSLNRGVAVGSGGQTHVVHPSRPGRSRNCTKPRNRASKGKGDNEVHHSKEVMADKEESSPDFTDRGKHDHTSPDGTVTRRKQKCTPRTTVRPPSGVQQANNRASLSQSLLHVYALSVALITTNIDNILR; encoded by the exons gCTGCGGGCTCGAGTTCCTTCTGGTTCTCTGGGGGCTGGAGTTTTCCTGGTCCTGCCCCCGTCACTGTATCTGCTACACTGCTCCCAGCACCGTCTCTTGCCAGGCCCACAACTTCCTGACGGTCCCAGAGGGCATTCCTCCTGACAGCGAGCGCATCTTCTTACAGAACAATAAGATCCATCGCTTACTTCGGGGCCACTTCAGCTCTGACACGGTCACTCTCTGGATCTACTCCAATAACATTACATACATTGAACCATCCACCTTCCATGGCTTCATGCTGCTTGAGGAGCTGGATCTGGGTGACAACCGCCACCTGCGCTCCCTAGCCGAAGACACCTTTCACGGGCTGAGTCGCTTGAATGCATTACATCTGTACCGCTGTGGGCTCAGTTCACTTCCTAATAACATCTTCCAAGGCCTCAGAAACCTGCAGTATCTCTACTTGCAG GATAATCACCTGAAGTTCCTGCCAGATGACACTTTCATGGACCTTCAGAACTTAAGCCATCTGTTCCTGCATGGAAACCGTCTGTGGAGCATTAACCAGAACACCTTCAGAGGTCTTCGAGCTTTGGACCGACTGCTTCTTCACCAGAACCAGATTGAATGGGTTGATCGCCTGGCCTTCCATGACCTGAAACGTCTCACCACCCTATACCTGTTCAACAACTCTCTGATACAGCTGTCCGGACAGTGCCTGGATACACTGCCTGCCTTGGAATACCTGCGGCTCAATGACAAcccctggtcatgtgactgcaaGGCCCTGTCACTATGGGAATGGTTGAAACGTTTCCGAGGTTCGACATCTTCGGTGGGTTGCCACACTCCTGCAGATATGGTTGGAAAAGACCTCAAGGAGTTGAGCAAGGAAGATTTCTCCAACTGTGCACCCAGTCTTGCTTCAGAGTCAAGAGCCCAGACTAACAATTTATCTGGCACGATGAGTCCGTCGCTGAATCGAGGCGTCGCGGTGGGCTCTGGGGGGCAGACCCATGTTGTCCACCCCTCGAGGCCTGGCCGTTCTCGGAACTGCACAAAGCCTCGTAACAGGGCCAGCAAGGGGAAGGGTGACAACGAGGTTCATCACTCAAAAGAGGTCATGGCAGACAAGGAGGAGTCCTCCCCAGATTTCACAGACAGGGGAAAACATGACCACACATCTCCAGATGGTACCGTCACACGGAGAAAACAGAAGTGCACTCCGCGGACCACTGTTCGCCCCCCAAGTGGGGTTCAGCAAGCCAACAATAGGGCATCCTTGTCCCAGTCCTTACTACATGTCTATGCCCTCTCTGTGGCCTTGATAACGACAAATATTGACAACATTCTCCGTTGA